CTATTCTTAAGGATAAACCAATCAATGTTTTCAATTATGGTAAAATGGTAAGAGATTTTACTTATGTAGATGATATTGTAGAAGGTATTGTAAAGTTAATAAATCATATTCCACAAAAAAATAAAGAATGGAATGATAAGAGCAGTGAGTGTAGTAAAAGTTTTGCTCCATATAAGATATATAACATTGGTAATAATTGTCCAATAGAATTGGAGTATTTCATATCAGTTTTAGAAGATAAATTAGGTAAATCTGCAATTAAAAAATATCTTCCCATGCAGCCAGGAGATGTGCCTAAAACATATGCAGACGTTAGTGACCTAGAAAAAGATATTAGTTTTAAACCCAAGACTGATATTGAAGACGGTATAAATGAGTTTGTTGATTGGTATAGGGATTATTATAAAAGATGACTATGAAAAGCGAAAAAGGACTGCTACTGGCAGTCCATGATTATGATTATCATAAGCCCTACATGTCAGCAAGATTTTTATAGTATTCCCTCTTTTTGTAATGTATCAATCATTTTTTCTGCTCTATGCTTATAAGTATGTTCACTAACAGCCTTATAGCCATTTTCTTTTATTTTTTCTCTAAGTTCTGGATGCTTTGAATAGAAATCAACATAATCTAGTGTTTCCTTCTCGCAAGAAGATACAATCAAATCTTTATCAGGAGTAAATAATTCGCATAACCTACTGTTATAAGAAGTTATTAAGAATCCTCTGGAACCAAGTATTTCATAGGTTCTCATTGTTATTGATTCATCGTGATAATTTTGGAGTCCTATTATCATGTTGGAGCATCTATAAACATTATTAGCTTGTAGATAGTTCAGGTAGCCATGGATATTGTTAGGGTTTATTTCTGTTCCTAGATAAGGTACCATTTTATCCCAATATTTCCCCCAGAAATCAACTGGGATATCATTTTGTAATAGAGGTTTAATTAATATGTCAAGAGATTTATGTCTATAATGATTTTCATCCCAGGAGAGGACATTAGGATAAGCATTAGCCACAACCGCTATATTTTTTTTACACCATTCTTCACATGTAACAGGCTGATGGATACTTGGTTGATATGCAAAAGGTATATGGGCTGCACCAATTCCAAGAGATTCATATATAGGGATACAAGATGGTGAAATTGTAAATATATATTTGGGATTGGTCTTTTTTATTAAAGGAATTGAAAACTCATTAATAAATGTCGGATCTTCAGTAGCCCAATATACCAGAGGAATCTTATATCTGTCACAGGTTACTCCTATTAGTTTTAGATTGGAGTCTGTATGCTCTACAGTCCATCCCATTAGAATAATTAGATCTGGTTGGAATTTATTTATAAGTCTATATACTTTTTCTTCATTTATTGATCCAGAGACTAGAATTTTGTGTCCTGCATCACGAAATCCAAGTGGAAGTCCAAATACAAAACGGTCATCTTTTTCAAAAAACAATACTTTCATGAAAACTCCTTATTTTTAAGTTATATAATAACAGTATTACAGTTATTTATGAAATAGAACATTATACATTCATTATTTATAGGTATATCCATAAAAAAAAGGAATGGGTAAGTTTTATAATGAATGTTTTAACAAAACTTACCCATTAGTATATTAATTTGCTTTTTGTTTTTATAAATTTATTCTGGTTATCCTTAATGGGTACCCGATATGTCTAAGTCATCTCGTGACGATTTCCATGCTGAATATACACTGATTACTGAATAAGGTATATCTGATGATGGTATTGGGTATTCACGATAATCACTTGTACCTGCCTTTCCAATCTTAATAGGATTGTTTGTATGTGCATATTGTAATGTATAGACATTACCCACTGATTTTATATCTGCTGCCATGAGGATTAAACCATCTTTAGAATGTAATTTCCTTATATTTTCATTCTTTAACATCTCACCATGTTTTACGGCTACTGCAGATGATGGTAGTCCAAGTGTAAAATGCCATCGTTGAGCTTGTAGTCCATAAAATAATGATGATATCTTCCTTCCTGGATTCTTATCCATTCCTTTTGTTTGATCAGTTCCTATGAATGTTCTGTTTCTGCCTTTTAGAAAAATGACTTGTCCATTTCCTAATTGATTACTAATTGCTGATGGAGTTACTAGAGGTTTTGTATTACCACTACTATCTGTATAGCCATATTTTGCTGCTACTCGTTTGGTTAACTCTCCTTCCTCTTGTGAATAATTTCTTCTGAGTTTCTCTTCGTCCCAATCATAAACATATTTATAAGGGTATAGTAGACTTGTATCTGCTCCTGATCTAGCTGCATCAAATATATTAAAAGGTTTATATGCACCACTTACATTAATATAAATATCAAGAGGTGTAATATAATCTGGGTCTGAGGGATTCTTTGTCGTATCCAAATAGTAATAGTAAGGCATTATCTGAACATCCGTATAATAATTACCTATTGTTTGTACATCTGCTAATAATTTGTATCCTATTGTGAGAGGTTTATCTTTTAACACCTCTATATTATTATCACTAGGTGAAAGAGGGAAGTAAATAGGTTTCCAACTTGTATTGGGCTTATTATGCTGTCTCCATAAGTACTCATTAGGTTTATTAAGATGTTCAAGTAAACCATAAGTATTAAGAAAATGATTACTATCATCTGCTTTATCGCCTCTTATATCCATATAACTTCCAACTACATTATTCTGTTTCCTTATATCTACTTTTTTAATTACTTGATTAACATACCAATCAGCATCTGTATACCAACTAGATAATGGTTCTTTGAATAGGTTAGAATATCTGAAGTCTTGTGTATCTTCTATGACAAGATTGCCAATTCTTCCTACAACATCAATATTATATTTTCTAAGTGCACTGTGCAAAGCTCCTTTATTGTAATATCTTACTTTATTAGTTGGATATTTATTATTATCTATATCACCATTATTAGCTACTACCTTAAATGTTACTAATGAACTTATTTCTTCATTATTAGCAAGAGGACAATAAAAATTGTACTTGCTACCGCCTACGGGCAGTGAGATCTCTTCCCATTTTTTATACAACTTACCGTTATAGATGACATTAAATCCAAAGGTTACGCTTTTTTTGGCAATCCATTCACTTGTATCCATATCATTAACAAAACCTTTACCTCTTGTTTTGGTCGTCTTACCAATCCCTAATTGACCATTACCATAGAAGTCTCCTGTACTTGGGAAGTATATTTGGAATGGGTAGTCCAAGTTAATGAATTTTCCAGGGCTAACGTTTTCATTTTGACCTAACCCTTCATCGTAAATGATTACTGGCTTGTTAGCAGAAATTGTATCACTTATTTCTTTGTAGCATTCAGGATAATGTCCTCCTTCATGGTGTGGTTCTGTACAATTCAATGTTTTTACTGTTATATACTGAGGTTCTGATGAGATAATCTCAGGAGTAGTAATTTTTATCTTACCGTGACCACTATTAATTCCTGATGATGTGGTACCATTGGATACACCACCAATATACCCTGAACCACCAGCTCCAGCTTGTTCTGTACCCGTGAGACCGCCATAATAACCACCACCGCCACCGCCGCCGCTATCTGACGATGAACAATTCTCACCTCTACCTAGTCGATAACCAGATGTTTGTGTTCCTGGTGAATTACTAGAACCTCCAGATGTTCCCGATAAGCCACCACCATGTCCGCCTTCTTCTCTATCTTCTCCAGCACCACCGCCGCCACCTGCAACAATAATCCTTGAAGACAGTGAGGTACTAGTTCTTATATCTGTAGCTCCGCCTCCTCCAGAACCACATTCATCTGAACGACCATATTGGGAGCCTCTACCACCACCATTATAACCTCCGTAAGCATAACCGTCTCTTGGATAACCATCAGAACCCCTTCCTCCTACATATAGGTATAACATATCTCCTTTTTTTAGATATTTCTCGCCATAGGAGTAACCGCCTTTACCACCATATCCTCTATCATCGCTATAGCTTGTACCTCCTGATGCACCCCATGTTTCAAGTTTATAGATACCATCACAAGGTGCAGTAAAAGTCTGGTGGCTTCCAGTATAGTCATAAGTATATGTGGTAGCCTCTTGGGGTTGTACATAATTAGGGTTAATTACCTGTTTTGTTGTATAACAACTGGGTGTATGTTCGTGTCCACCTGTATATTTACAGTCTAAAACCCATTCTACTTCTTCTAGATCATCCTGACAATTACCCCCAATATTTTTGGTTGATGGTGTTCTTTGGTCTCTTGTTTCTGGGAGTGGTATTACTATGGCATTTTCTGCTGACACTGGATTATGTATAACTATATCGTTAACTTTGGTATGATTATCAGAATAGGTTGTTTTGAATTCTTGTCCATTCATACCATATTCGCTATTTCTAGATTTACTATATGCTGTGCTTCCACTACCACGTGATAATCTTAATTCATAAAATATGCTTGACTGTCCTGTTATATATTCTCCATTAGGTATTTCATCCATTATATCAAGTGAGGTATTGATTAAGCGTAATTCAGTGGATGGTCTTGATGGTCTGCTTTTACCAAATGGTTTACTATCAAATATAGTTGATACTCTTGTGCGATTACCGCTTCCTTTATATTTTTCATTTGGTCGATAATATTTTCCATTATATGAACCAATATTGATATGATCTTCACTCCACCTAGAAGCTGATAGGGGATTATTATCCCACATTTCTTCTTTACTTGTCTTAGGTACCTCTAGTAATTCCGTTGTTTTAAGGGTAGGTGAAGGGTCTGACTGAAAGTATATGACAGACTGATCTCCTGAGGATGTCTGTAGTATTAAGAAGTCTGAAATAGCAATGACATTGTTTGGTAGATTTCTTCTGTAATTAAACTGTTTTTGCTCATTAACTGGTCCAGAGTCTTTACTATTACTACATTTATTATCTGAATCTCCTTCATTCCACGTTACATAATCATGTTGACCCGTTTCAAGAGAGTATCTTAAGCGATGATTTCTACTTGTATCACTACTTGCTATGTTCCAAAATATATTTGGATTACCTTTCTTGATTGTAGCTGTTACTTTATCTGTACCGATAATTTCTCTCATACCATCAACTTTTGACTGTTTAATTTCCCATACATTTACTTTCTTTATTTTCATGTAATCAAAGGTTACATTTTGGCTCCAAGTATCACTGTAGCCCCCAACTCTATGATTACAACATGGACCACAGCCTGTATGTCTTGAAAGACCAGACCATACTTGCTGATATTCTGTATGGGATTCTTCTGATTGTGTTTCAGTAGCCTTTCTAGTTACAACTTTTTTACTATTAACACTGGTGCTTTCTGAATGTATCGTTCCATCGTATCCTGTTATAGTTCTTGGTGTAGGTGCTCCAGGATTGGATTTGGACCATCCTCCTTTTTTACTGGGGAGATTATGGTTATGTAGAGGACCTATATGACTATCTCTATTTTCACACCATACTTCATTATACTTTGAGGAATACCTTCTTGTTGCTGTTCCATTAGGTACATATTCAACTTCAATATCAACTATGAATTCTGATCCTCCTGATGCAAAGTAGAGGTTTCGTGTTGTAGGTGTTCCTGCCATAGCTTCAAATTGTTCATGATAGACATCACCTTGTTTGATTTCTGACCAATAACTTGGTGTAGATACATAGCCATCTGTTTCAGGTTTCCTATAGAAGGAGGCTACATCTGCAGACCCATTAAGAGGAATTGTTTTGTCACGTACTTTTACACTTATATCTGCATCATATTCAAACTCTATGGTTTCTCCACCTGCTATTGGATATTGGGTAAGGTCATCAGTATAATATAGTTTTTCACCACCAAGGTAGTTAAGTAATTGCGTAGCACTAATATCATAGGTATAATTTGCTTGAGGCTGAATAATGGCTCCGCTTTTATCTCTTTTTAAGTTTACAGTGAGCTCTACGTTGCTGTTTCCAACAAAAACATTCCAGTCTTCTAAACTTTTTGCACCTTGGGTAAGGTCAATAGTTATATTTGCCATTTGCCCAATTTTTTCACCTTCAACCTGCTGACTATCTGGTTCAGCTTTTAATTGGTGAGTCCCTGTTGCTTGGACGGGTACGTAGTAGAAGATTACATTTGCTTCTTTAAAAGAACCTTCTTCTATTTCGCCATATTTTTTTGCTTGATATTTATTTTTACCTATTATTGTTATGAATTCATCTGTTTTTGTTTCAATTGTGCCATTATCCTTCTGTATAGTACATGAATGGTATTTATATCCTGGAAATACTTTTTTTGAATATGTTTGAGACATGCCATGGTCCAAAGAATCTTTTTTCTCCTTTTCATTAGGCATCAATACATCATTTCCGTGTATATCTTTGGTCATATGACGGATAATTACATTTGATATAAATGAGGGGAATTCAAGTTCCTTATTATAATCATCATCAAAATCATTTGGGTGAAGCCAACCTCTTGCATATTTTATTCCACCGTGCCACTTCGCAGGTTTAAATTTTCCATTGATAAGTGTTTCCTCTCCCTCGCATGAATAGTAGACCTCATCTTTTGCATTTGCTTTTTCTCCTCGATCATTAAGATGTCCTAGATAATTCTCATCATTTCCTTTGACAAGTTTAATTGTATATACGGGGTCTAAATACACCTTACCTCCATCTATTAAAAGTTGATTTGCCCAGCCGGGGTTATTTTTTTCTTCTTCTTTTAATCTCTTAGTAATCATTTCATATGATATATAGAATGTAGTCCTAATTCGTTCAGGGCTGCCTCCAATATTTTCACTTTCCTTACTTGATTTATCATCTGCATCTAATTTCAGAACAACAGATTTTTTTCTACTATGTGAGGTTTTATCTTGGTCAAACATTTGCCAGCCAATAGTTGAATATCTGGTACCTGTTGTTGCTTTTATGCCTACTGTTGTAAACTTTAAATTGCCATATTCATCAAATCGTATTTTTTCTCCATCTTCTGCATGACTAGTTATGAATAATGTATTTATTATGACTACGTATATTAGTAATATACCTACTATCTTTTTCAATCTACTTCACTTCCTTGATTGGTGTAATAAAGTGTTCATCAGAAATAAGTCTTTCCGCTGTTTTCCATTTCTCCTTAGACTTTCGTGCTAAATTTGCTATTTCAACATCCACTACACAAGTATATTTCTTACCAAGTTCAACACTTCCATATCTAGTATATTTTTTTAACCATTCCATATCA
The window above is part of the Vallitalea guaymasensis genome. Proteins encoded here:
- a CDS encoding CgeB family protein, which encodes MKVLFFEKDDRFVFGLPLGFRDAGHKILVSGSINEEKVYRLINKFQPDLIILMGWTVEHTDSNLKLIGVTCDRYKIPLVYWATEDPTFINEFSIPLIKKTNPKYIFTISPSCIPIYESLGIGAAHIPFAYQPSIHQPVTCEEWCKKNIAVVANAYPNVLSWDENHYRHKSLDILIKPLLQNDIPVDFWGKYWDKMVPYLGTEINPNNIHGYLNYLQANNVYRCSNMIIGLQNYHDESITMRTYEILGSRGFLITSYNSRLCELFTPDKDLIVSSCEKETLDYVDFYSKHPELREKIKENGYKAVSEHTYKHRAEKMIDTLQKEGIL
- a CDS encoding glycine rich domain-containing protein translates to MKKIVGILLIYVVIINTLFITSHAEDGEKIRFDEYGNLKFTTVGIKATTGTRYSTIGWQMFDQDKTSHSRKKSVVLKLDADDKSSKESENIGGSPERIRTTFYISYEMITKRLKEEEKNNPGWANQLLIDGGKVYLDPVYTIKLVKGNDENYLGHLNDRGEKANAKDEVYYSCEGEETLINGKFKPAKWHGGIKYARGWLHPNDFDDDYNKELEFPSFISNVIIRHMTKDIHGNDVLMPNEKEKKDSLDHGMSQTYSKKVFPGYKYHSCTIQKDNGTIETKTDEFITIIGKNKYQAKKYGEIEEGSFKEANVIFYYVPVQATGTHQLKAEPDSQQVEGEKIGQMANITIDLTQGAKSLEDWNVFVGNSNVELTVNLKRDKSGAIIQPQANYTYDISATQLLNYLGGEKLYYTDDLTQYPIAGGETIEFEYDADISVKVRDKTIPLNGSADVASFYRKPETDGYVSTPSYWSEIKQGDVYHEQFEAMAGTPTTRNLYFASGGSEFIVDIEVEYVPNGTATRRYSSKYNEVWCENRDSHIGPLHNHNLPSKKGGWSKSNPGAPTPRTITGYDGTIHSESTSVNSKKVVTRKATETQSEESHTEYQQVWSGLSRHTGCGPCCNHRVGGYSDTWSQNVTFDYMKIKKVNVWEIKQSKVDGMREIIGTDKVTATIKKGNPNIFWNIASSDTSRNHRLRYSLETGQHDYVTWNEGDSDNKCSNSKDSGPVNEQKQFNYRRNLPNNVIAISDFLILQTSSGDQSVIYFQSDPSPTLKTTELLEVPKTSKEEMWDNNPLSASRWSEDHINIGSYNGKYYRPNEKYKGSGNRTRVSTIFDSKPFGKSRPSRPSTELRLINTSLDIMDEIPNGEYITGQSSIFYELRLSRGSGSTAYSKSRNSEYGMNGQEFKTTYSDNHTKVNDIVIHNPVSAENAIVIPLPETRDQRTPSTKNIGGNCQDDLEEVEWVLDCKYTGGHEHTPSCYTTKQVINPNYVQPQEATTYTYDYTGSHQTFTAPCDGIYKLETWGASGGTSYSDDRGYGGKGGYSYGEKYLKKGDMLYLYVGGRGSDGYPRDGYAYGGYNGGGRGSQYGRSDECGSGGGGATDIRTSTSLSSRIIVAGGGGGAGEDREEGGHGGGLSGTSGGSSNSPGTQTSGYRLGRGENCSSSDSGGGGGGGYYGGLTGTEQAGAGGSGYIGGVSNGTTSSGINSGHGKIKITTPEIISSEPQYITVKTLNCTEPHHEGGHYPECYKEISDTISANKPVIIYDEGLGQNENVSPGKFINLDYPFQIYFPSTGDFYGNGQLGIGKTTKTRGKGFVNDMDTSEWIAKKSVTFGFNVIYNGKLYKKWEEISLPVGGSKYNFYCPLANNEEISSLVTFKVVANNGDIDNNKYPTNKVRYYNKGALHSALRKYNIDVVGRIGNLVIEDTQDFRYSNLFKEPLSSWYTDADWYVNQVIKKVDIRKQNNVVGSYMDIRGDKADDSNHFLNTYGLLEHLNKPNEYLWRQHNKPNTSWKPIYFPLSPSDNNIEVLKDKPLTIGYKLLADVQTIGNYYTDVQIMPYYYYLDTTKNPSDPDYITPLDIYINVSGAYKPFNIFDAARSGADTSLLYPYKYVYDWDEEKLRRNYSQEEGELTKRVAAKYGYTDSSGNTKPLVTPSAISNQLGNGQVIFLKGRNRTFIGTDQTKGMDKNPGRKISSLFYGLQAQRWHFTLGLPSSAVAVKHGEMLKNENIRKLHSKDGLILMAADIKSVGNVYTLQYAHTNNPIKIGKAGTSDYREYPIPSSDIPYSVISVYSAWKSSRDDLDISGTH